CAGCTGCAGGATCTGCCGCCGCGTCGGGTCACCCAGTGCCTTGAAGACCTTGTCCATATTCGGTATTTTGGCAATTACCGAACACTTGTCAAGCGCATCGCCATCCGGGCACCCGCTCGGGCACCGACCTTGGCACCGACCTGGGCACCGGCCTGGGCGGGCGGGGTCGCACCCCGAGCGTGCGCCCGCCCCGTCTCGGGGCGCCCGCCGCGCCCAACGGCCGCGCACGCCAGGGGTTTGTCCGGGCTCGCCACCTGGCACGCGGGTTGCGTAGGATTCTGCGAATTCTTGACCAAACGGTCAGCTTCAAGGTGAAGCCGGGCCACCCCATCTGCCCGGTGCGCGAGGAGCCCCCAGCCGTGTCATCCGCCCACGCCTCGATCACCTCGGCCGACGCCGACATCCGGCCGCACCGGCTCGGTCACGACCAGATCACCCAGCACTTTGCCGACGCGGCGCCGCTGCTCACCCGCACCCAGGCGCTGGTGGAGGCCGAGCGCTGCCTGTACTGCCATGACGCGCCCTGCGCCACGGCCTGCCCCACCGGCATCGACGTGCCCAGCTTCATCCGCCGCATCGCCGAGGACAACCTGCGTGGCGCCGCCCGCGCCATCCTCTCGGCCAACCCGCTGGGCGGCACCTGCGCCCGCGTGTGCCCCACCGAAGAGCTGTGCGAGCAGGTCTGCGTGCGCACCGTGCAGCAGGGCAAGCCGGTCTTGATCGGCCAGCTGCAGCGTTATGCCACCGACGCAGCGATGGCCCGGCCCTACAACGCGCTGTTTCCGCGCGCCGCGGCCACCGGCCAGACGGTGGCCGTGGTGGGCGCAGGCCCGGCCGGCCTGGCCTGCGCGGTGGAGCTGGCACGCCGCGGCCATGCGGTGGTGATCCACGACGCGCGCCCCAAGGCCGGCGGCCTGAACGAATACGGCCTGGCCGCCTACAAGGTGGCCGACGACTTTGCCCAGCGCGAGCTGCAGTGGCTGCTGGGCATCGGCGGCATCACGGTGCAGCCCGGCTGGCGCCTCGAGACAGCCGCCCAGCTGCAGGCCTTGCAGCGCAACTACGCGGCGGTGTTCCTGGGCGTGGGCCTGGCCCACACCCAGGCGCTGGGCCTGGGTGGCGACGGCCTGGCCGGCGTGCGCGACGCGGTCGACTTCATCGCCGAGCTGCGCCAGGCCGCCGACAAGGCCGCGCTGCCGATCGGCCGCCGCGTGGTGGTGATCGGCGGCGGCATGACGGCCGTGGACGCCGCGGTGCAGAGCAAGCTGCTGGGCGCCGAGAGCGTGCACATGGTCTACCGGCGCGGGCCCGAGCAGATGGGCGCCTCGCAGGCCGAGCAGCAGTGGGCGCAGACGCATGGCGTGGCCATCCACCACTGGCTGGCGCCCGACAGCCTGCTGGGCGAAGCCGGCCATGTGCGCGGCGTGCGCTTTGCGCAGCAGCAGCTGGCGGGCGGCCATCTCCGGCCCACCGGCGAGTACCGCAGCTTCGAGGCCGACATGGTGCTCAAGGCCATCGGCCAGAAACTCGATGTGGCGCTGTGGCAGGCCTGCGGCCTGACCCTCCAGCACGGCCGCATTGCCGCCGACGACGATGGCCGCACCGGCGTGCCGGGCCTGTATGCCGGCGGCGACTGCCGCGCCGGCGGCCGCGACCTCACCGTTGAGGCGGTGCAGGACGGCAAGCGCGCCGCCGCCGCCATCCATGCGCAACTCACCCAAGCCTGAACGCCAGAGGGAGCACACCATGGCCGATCTGACCAACCTGTTTGCCGGCATCAAGAGCCCCAACCCCTTCTGGCTGGCCAGCGCGCCGCCCACCGACAAGGCCTACAACGTGCACCGCGCCTTCGAGGCCGGCTGGGGCGGCGTGGTCTGGAAGACGCTGGGCGAGGAAGGCCCGCCAGTGGTGAACGTGAGCGGCCCGCGCTACGGCGCGCTGCTCACGCCCGACCGCCGCATGCTGGGCTTCAACAACATCGAGCTGATCACCGACCGGCCGCTGGCCGTGAACCTGGCCGAGATCCGCGAGGTCAAGCGCCTGTGGCCCGACCGCGCGCTGGTGGCCAGCATCATGGTGCCCTGCACCGAGAGCGCCTGGAAGGCCATTTTGCCGATGGTGGAAGACACCGGCTGCGACGGCATCGAGCTGAACTTCGGCTGCCCGCACGGCATGAGCGAGCGCGGCATGGGTGCCGCGGTGGGCCAGGTGCCCGAGTACATCCAGATGGTCACCGCCTGGTGCAAGCAGTACAGCCGGCTGCCGGTGATCGTCAAGCTCACGCCCAACATCGCCGACATCCGCAAGCCGGCGCTGGCCGCCAGGCGGGGCGGCGCCGATGCGGTGAGCCTGATCAACACCATCAACTCGATCATGGGCGTCGATCCGCGCACGCTGCAGATGAGCCCGGCCACGGCCGGCATGGGCAGCCATGGCGGCTACTGCGGCCCGGCCGTGAAACCCATCGCGCTGAACATGGTGGCCGAGATCGGCCGCAACCCCGAGACCGCCGGCCTGCCCATCAGTGGCATCGGCGGCGTGGGCACCTGGCGCGACGCGCTCGACTACATCGCGCTGGGCGCCGGCAATGTGCAGGTGTGCACCGCGGCCATGATCTACGGCTTCAAGATCGTGCAGGAGATGATCGACGGCCTGGCCAACTACATGGACGAGATGGGCTTCCAGACCACGGAGGATTTCCGCGGCCGCGCCCTGCCCACCGTGACCGACTGGCAGTACCTGAACCTCAACGCCACCAGCAAGGCGGTGATCGACCAGAGCAAGTGCATCGAGTGCGGCCGCTGCCACATCGCCTGCGAAGACACCTCGCACCAGGCCATCACCGCGCTGAAGGACGGCGTGCGCCATTTCGAGGTGAAAGAAGACGAGTGCGTGGGCTGCAACCTGTGCGTCACCGTGTGCCCGGTGCCCGAATGCATCACGCTGCGCACCCTGGTGCCCGGCGAGCTCGACCAGCGCACCGGCGCGCCAGTGCCGGCCGAGGCGCGCAACTGGACGGCACACCCGAACAACCCCATGTGCCAGAGCGCCGAGCCCGCCTGATACTGGCCGGCCAGGCGCTGGCATCCGCCTTGCTGACGCCTGCCCACCCTCATCGCAACCGAAGGACCGCACCATGACCCTGCGCCGCAGCCTCCTGCTCTCCACCGTGGCCGCCGCGGCCGCCCTGGCCTCGTTCGCCCCGGGCGCTTTCGCCCAGGCCAAGCCCAAGGTGGCCGCGGTGTACACCGTGCCCTTCGAGCAGCAGTGGGTCAGCCGCATCCACATCGCACTGAAGGCCGCCGAGGCCCGTGGCGAGATCGAGTACAAGGCCAGCGAGAACATCGCCAACGCCGACTACGAGCGCGTGATGCGCGAATACGCCACCGGCGGCGCCCAGCTGATCGTCGGCGAGGCCTTCGCGGTGGAAGCCGCCGCGCGCAAGGTGGCCAAGGACTTTCCCAAGACCAGCTTCCTGATGGGCAGCTCGGGCAAGCCGCAGGCGCCCAACTTCTCGGTCTTCGACAACTACATCCAGGAGCCCGCCTACCTCAGCGGCATGGTGGCCGGCGGCCTGACCAAGAGCAACAAGATCGGCATGGTGGGCGGCTTTCCGATCCCCGAGGTCAACCGCCTGATGCACGCCTTCATGGCCGGCGCCAAGGAGGTGAACCCCAAGGTCGAGTTCTCGGTGAGCTTCATCAACAGCTGGTTCGATCCGCCCAAGGCCAAGGAAGCCGCCTTCGCGATGATCGACAAGGGCGCCGACGTGATGTATGCCGAGCGCTTTGGCGTCAGCGATGCCGCCAAGGAGCGCAAGGTGCTGGCCATCGGCAACGTGATCAACACGCAAGACAAGTACCCCGACACCGTGGCCGCCAGCGCGCTGTGGCACATGGAGCCCTCGATCAACCGCGCCATCCAGCTGGTGAAGGACGGCAAGTTCGCGGCCGAGGACTACGGCCCCTACTCGATGATGAAGCACAAGGGCTCGTCGCTGGCGCCGCTGGGCAGCTTCGAGAAGAAGGTGCCGGCCGAGGTGGTGGCCAAGGTGCAGGCCAAGGAGAAGGCCATCCTGGCGGGCAGCTTCACGGTCAAGGTCGACGACAGCCAGCCCAAGGCGGCCTTCAAGTAAATCGCCGAGATGGCCTTGCTCCGGCTCGAGGGCATCACCAAGCGCTTTGGCACGCTGGTGGCCAACGACAACGTGTCGCTCGAACTGGCGGCCGGCGAGGTGCTGGCCCTGCTGGGCGAGAACGGCGCCGGCAAGTCGACGCTGATGTCCATCCTGTTCGGCCATTACGTGGCCGATGCCGGACACATCACGCTCGATGGCCGGCCGCTGCCGCCCGGCGACACGCGCGCCGCGCTGGCCGCCGGCATCGGCATGGTGCACCAGCACTTCACGCTGGCCGAGAACCTGAGCGTGCTCGACAACGTGATGCTGGGCACCGAGCCGCTCACGGCGCTGCGCACCCGGCGCGCCGCGGCCCGCGCGCAGCTGCTGGCCACCGCGCAGCGCTGCGGCCTGGCGGTCGAGCCCGAGGCGCGGGTGGCCACGCTGTCGGTGGGCGAGCGCCAGCGGGTGGAGATCCTGAAGGCCCTGGTGCGCGGCGCACGCGTGCTGGTGCTCGACGAGCCCACGGCCGTGCTCACGCCGCAGGAGGCGCAGGCGCTGTTTGCCACGCTGCGCCAGCTGGTGGCCGGCGGCCTGGCGGTCATCTTCATCAGCCACAAGCTCGACGAGGTGATGGCCGTGGCCCGGCGCGCCGTGGTGCTGCGCGGCGGGCGCAAGGTGGCCGAGCTGGCGGTGGCCGGCAGCAGCGCCGCCGAGCTGGCGCGGCACATGGTGGGCACCTCGGTGCAGGGGCTGGAACGCCAGCCGCCGCGCCCGCGCGATGCCGCCCAGGCCCCGCGGCTGCGGGTGCAGGGCCTGCGCGCCCGCCATGCCCACGACCGCGTGGCGCTGGCCGATGTGAACCTCGACATCGGCGCCGGCGAGGTGCTGGGCATTGCCGGCGTGTCGGGCAACGGCCAGGGCCTGCTGGCGCGGGTGCTGGGCGGCGTGGTGGTGCCCATGGCCGGCCACATCACGCTCGATGGCCAAGCGCTGGCGCGCGATGCGCGCGGCGTGGTCGCCCAGCGCGTGGCCCGCGTGCCCGAAGACCGCCAGGCCGTGGGCGTGGTGGGCGATTTGCCGGTGTGGGAGAACCTGGCCGCCGAGGCCCTGCCCACGCCGGTGTTCAGCCGCTGGGGCTGGATTCGCCGCGCCGCCGCACTGGCCTATGCACAGCGCAGCCTGCAGGCCTTTGATGTGCGCGGCGCCACGCCGCAGCGGCGCACCGGTGCGCTGTCGGGCGGCAACATGCAAAAGCTGATCCTGGCACGCGTGCTGCAGCGCGCCGATGGCCAGGCGCCGCAGCTCATCGTGGCCCACCAGCCCACCTGGGGCCTGGACATCGGCGCGGTGGCCTTCGTGCACCGCCAGCTGCGCGCGGCCTGCGAAGCGGGTGCGGCCGTGCTGCTGATCAGCGACGACCTCGACGAGATCGAGCTGCTGGCCGACCGCATCGCGGTGATCTGCCACGGCCGGCTCACGCGGGCCCGGCCGGCCGCTGACTGGACGCGTGAGGCGCTGGGCCTGGCGATGGCGGGCACATCCGCCGGCCCCCACCCCGATCAGGCGCTGCCCCATGCGGCTTGAGGCCCGCGCCAGCGTGCAGCCGCGGCATGCGCTGGCCGCCGCGGCCGGCGCGCTGCTGGCCGTGCTGGCGCTGGTGGCCGCGCTGCTGGCCGTGGCCGGCGCGCCGGTGGGCCGCAGCCTGGCCCTGCTGCTGGGCGGCGCCTTCGGCTCGGTGTTTGCGCTGAGCGAAACCTTCACCCGCGCCGTGCCGCTGATGCTCACCGGCCTGGCCGCCACCGCGGCCTTTCGCGCGCGGCTGTTCAACATCGGCGCCGAGGGCCAGCTGTATGCCGGCGCGATGGCCGCGGTGGCCGTGGGCGGCGTGTGGGGCGAGCTGTTCACCGGCACGCCGCTGCTCGGCCAGACCCTCATGTTCACCGCCGCCGCCTTGGCCGGCGCCCTGCTGCTGCTGGGCCCGGCGCTGGCCCGCCAGTGGTGGGGCGTGGACGAGGTGGTGTGCACGCTGCTGCTGAACTTCATCGTGCTGCTGGGCGTGGGCGCCTTGCTGGACGGCCCGATGAAAGACCCCGGCGCGATGGGCTGGCCGCAAAGCGTGGCCCTGGCCGGCGAGCTCGAGCTGGGCAAGCTGCTGCCGCAGACCCGCGTGCACAGCGGCCTGCTGATCGCGCTGGCCTGCGCGCTGGCGCTGTGGGCGCTGCTGCGCTTTTCCACCGCCGGCTTCCAGGTGCGTGCGCTGGGCGCCAATGCGCGCGCGGCGGCCTTTGTGGGTGTGCCGGTCACGCGCACCGTGGTGCTGGTGGCCCTGCTGTCGGGCGGCCTGGCCGGGCTGGCCGGCGCGGTGGAGGTGGCCGGGCGCACCAGCTACGTCACGCTCGACATGTCGCCCGGCTATGGCTACTCGGGCGTGGTGATCGCCATGCTGGCCGGCCTGCACCCGCTGGCCGTGGTGGCCAGCGCGGTGGGCGTGGCGGCCATCATCGTGGGCGCCGACAGCATGGGCCGGGCCCTGGGCGTGCCCAGCGTGCTGGCCGATGTGGTGGTGGCCGCCACGCTGCTGGCCGTGCTGGCCGCCAGCATGCTGACCCGCTACCGCGTCCGGCTCGACCGGCCGAGCGCCGCCTGATCGCCATGGACACGCTCACGACCATCCTCGACATGGTGGGCACCCTGCCCTTCTGGGTGGCCGTGCTGCGCGTGGCCACGCCACTGATCCTGGGCACGCTGGGCGTGCTGCTGTGCGAGCGTGCCGGCGTGCTGAACCTGGGCATCGAGGGCCTGATGGTGGCCGGCGCCTTCTCGGGCTGGCTGGCCGTGTACCTGGGCCTGCCGCTGTGGGGCGGCGTGGCGGTGGCGGCCGGGGTGGGCGCGGCCTTCGGCCTGCTGCATGCCGGATTCACGGTGCTGCTGGCCTTGTCGCAGCATGTGGCCGGGCTGGGGCTCACGCTGCTGGCCACGGCGCTGAGCTACTTTGCCTACCGCGTGGCCTTTCCGAAGGTCAATACGCCGCCCACCATCCAGCCCTTCACCGCCATGGACTGGCTGCCGGTGCCGGTGCTGCAGCAGCAGACGCCGCTCACCCTGCTGGCCCTGGCCCTGGTGCCGCTGCTGGGCTGGGCGCTGTACCGCACGCCCGCCGGCCTGGCGCTGCGCATGGCCGGCGAAAGCCCGGCCGCGGTGGAGGCGCAGGGCATCTCGGTGGCGCGGGTGCGCACCGCGGCGGTGGTGGCCGGCTCGGCGCTGATGGGCGTGGCCGGGGCCTTTCTCACGCTGTCGGCCTTTGACGCGTTTTTCTTCAACATGGTCAACGGCCGCGGCTGGGTGTGCGTGGCGCTGGTGGTGTTTGCCGGCTGGCAGCCGGGCAAGGCCTTGCTGGGCGCGCTGCTGTTCGGCTTTTTCGACGCGCTGCAGCTGCGCCTGCAGCAGGCCGACGCCGGTGGCCTGCCCTACCAGCTGTACCTGATGCTGCCCTATGTGCTGGCGATTGCCGCGCTGGTGATCGCCAGCCGCAAGGCCAGCGCGCCGCAGGCCTTGATGAAGCCCTACATCCCCGGCGAGCGCTGACCCGGTTCGCCCCGCTCCACCCCACACACACGACGGAGAGACACGCATGACCAAACCCCTGCTGATCCAAGGCGCCACCGTGGTCAATGCCGACCGCGAGTTCAAGGCCGACGTGCTGTGCGTGGACGGCCAGATCGCCGCCGTGGGCCCCGATCTCGACGCGCCCGCCGGCGCTGACACGCTCGACGGCAGCGGCCGCTACCTGATGCCCGGCGGCATCGACCCGCACACCCACATGCAGCTGCCCTTCATGGGCACGGTGACGCGCGACGACTTCTACAGCGGCACGGCAGCAGCCCTGGCCGGCGGCACCACCAGCATCATCGACTTCGTGATCCCCGATCCGCAGCAGCCGCTGATGGACGCCTACCGCACCTGGCGCGGCTGGGCCGAAAAATCGGCCTGCGACTACGCCTTCCACGTGGCCATCACCTGGTGGGGCGACAGCGTGCACCGCGACATGGGCACCCTGGTGCACGAAGAAGGCGTGAACAGCTTCAAGCACTTCATGGCCTACAAGAACGCCATCATGTGCGACGACGAGACGCTGGTGAACAGCTTTCGCCGCAGCCTCGAGCTGGGCGCCATGCCCACCGTGCATGCCGAGAACGGCGAGCTGGTGTTCCTGCTGCAGGCCGAGATGAAGGCCCAGGGCATCCTGGGCCCCGAGGGCCATCCGCTCTCCCGCCCGCCCGCCGTGGAGGCCGAGGCCGCGCAACGCGCCATCGCCATTGCCGACGTGCTGAACGTGCCGATCTACATCGTGCACGTGTCCAGCGCCGAGAGCGCCGAGGCCATCGCCCGCGCCCGCGCCCGCGGCCAGCGCGTGTACGGCGAGGTGCTGGCCGGCCACCTGGTGATCGACGACAGCGTTTACCGCGACCCCGACTTCACCAAGGCGGCGGCGCATGTGATGAGCCCGCCGTTTCGCGCCAAGGGCCATGGCCAGATGCTGTGGCGCGGCCTGCAGGCCGGCCATCTGCACACCACCGCCACCGACCATTGCACCTTCTGCGCCGAGCAGAAGGCGGCCGGCAAGGACGACTTCAGCAAGATCCCCAACGGCACCGGCGGCGTGGAAGAGCGCATGGCCGTGCTGTGGCACGAGGGCGTCAACGGCGGCAAGCTCACGCCCAGCGAGTTTGTGGCCATCACCTCGGCCAACGCCGCCCGGCTGTTCAACCTCTACCCGCGCAAGGGCTGCGTGGCCGTGGGCGCCGACGCCGACCTGGTGCTGTGGGACCCGGCCGCCACGCAGACCCTGTCGATCAAGACCCAGCACTCGCTGGGCGACTACAACATCTTCGAAGGTATGGCCGTGCAGGGCCGGCCCACCCACACCCTCAGCCGCGGCCACATCGCCTGGGCCGACGGCGACCTGCGCGCCGTGCGCGGCGCCGGCCAGTACCTCAAGCGCGCGCCCTTTGCGCCGCAGTTCGCGCCGCTGGCCCGCAAGGCCGCACTCGAACAACCCGTGCCGGTGGCCCGCTGAGCCCGCCAACATCCACCTGGAGCCTGCCATGGACATGAAGACCCAAGCCCTGCCCGACCCCCTGCAAGGCCTGCGCGTGAACGGCGCGCGCCTGTGGGACAGCCTGATGGAGCTGGCCCGGATCGGCGCCACCGAGAAGGGCGGCGTCTGCCGCCTCACCCTGACCGACCTGGACAAGCAGGGCCGCGACCTGGTCAGCCGCTGGGCCACCGAGGCCGGCATGACCATCACCATCGACAAGATCGGCAACGGCTTTCTGCGCCGCCCGGGGCGC
The genomic region above belongs to Aquabacterium sp. OR-4 and contains:
- the hydA gene encoding dihydropyrimidinase produces the protein MTKPLLIQGATVVNADREFKADVLCVDGQIAAVGPDLDAPAGADTLDGSGRYLMPGGIDPHTHMQLPFMGTVTRDDFYSGTAAALAGGTTSIIDFVIPDPQQPLMDAYRTWRGWAEKSACDYAFHVAITWWGDSVHRDMGTLVHEEGVNSFKHFMAYKNAIMCDDETLVNSFRRSLELGAMPTVHAENGELVFLLQAEMKAQGILGPEGHPLSRPPAVEAEAAQRAIAIADVLNVPIYIVHVSSAESAEAIARARARGQRVYGEVLAGHLVIDDSVYRDPDFTKAAAHVMSPPFRAKGHGQMLWRGLQAGHLHTTATDHCTFCAEQKAAGKDDFSKIPNGTGGVEERMAVLWHEGVNGGKLTPSEFVAITSANAARLFNLYPRKGCVAVGADADLVLWDPAATQTLSIKTQHSLGDYNIFEGMAVQGRPTHTLSRGHIAWADGDLRAVRGAGQYLKRAPFAPQFAPLARKAALEQPVPVAR
- a CDS encoding ABC transporter permease, producing MRLEARASVQPRHALAAAAGALLAVLALVAALLAVAGAPVGRSLALLLGGAFGSVFALSETFTRAVPLMLTGLAATAAFRARLFNIGAEGQLYAGAMAAVAVGGVWGELFTGTPLLGQTLMFTAAALAGALLLLGPALARQWWGVDEVVCTLLLNFIVLLGVGALLDGPMKDPGAMGWPQSVALAGELELGKLLPQTRVHSGLLIALACALALWALLRFSTAGFQVRALGANARAAAFVGVPVTRTVVLVALLSGGLAGLAGAVEVAGRTSYVTLDMSPGYGYSGVVIAMLAGLHPLAVVASAVGVAAIIVGADSMGRALGVPSVLADVVVAATLLAVLAASMLTRYRVRLDRPSAA
- a CDS encoding NAD(P)-dependent oxidoreductase — protein: MSSAHASITSADADIRPHRLGHDQITQHFADAAPLLTRTQALVEAERCLYCHDAPCATACPTGIDVPSFIRRIAEDNLRGAARAILSANPLGGTCARVCPTEELCEQVCVRTVQQGKPVLIGQLQRYATDAAMARPYNALFPRAAATGQTVAVVGAGPAGLACAVELARRGHAVVIHDARPKAGGLNEYGLAAYKVADDFAQRELQWLLGIGGITVQPGWRLETAAQLQALQRNYAAVFLGVGLAHTQALGLGGDGLAGVRDAVDFIAELRQAADKAALPIGRRVVVIGGGMTAVDAAVQSKLLGAESVHMVYRRGPEQMGASQAEQQWAQTHGVAIHHWLAPDSLLGEAGHVRGVRFAQQQLAGGHLRPTGEYRSFEADMVLKAIGQKLDVALWQACGLTLQHGRIAADDDGRTGVPGLYAGGDCRAGGRDLTVEAVQDGKRAAAAIHAQLTQA
- a CDS encoding ABC transporter ATP-binding protein translates to MALLRLEGITKRFGTLVANDNVSLELAAGEVLALLGENGAGKSTLMSILFGHYVADAGHITLDGRPLPPGDTRAALAAGIGMVHQHFTLAENLSVLDNVMLGTEPLTALRTRRAAARAQLLATAQRCGLAVEPEARVATLSVGERQRVEILKALVRGARVLVLDEPTAVLTPQEAQALFATLRQLVAGGLAVIFISHKLDEVMAVARRAVVLRGGRKVAELAVAGSSAAELARHMVGTSVQGLERQPPRPRDAAQAPRLRVQGLRARHAHDRVALADVNLDIGAGEVLGIAGVSGNGQGLLARVLGGVVVPMAGHITLDGQALARDARGVVAQRVARVPEDRQAVGVVGDLPVWENLAAEALPTPVFSRWGWIRRAAALAYAQRSLQAFDVRGATPQRRTGALSGGNMQKLILARVLQRADGQAPQLIVAHQPTWGLDIGAVAFVHRQLRAACEAGAAVLLISDDLDEIELLADRIAVICHGRLTRARPAADWTREALGLAMAGTSAGPHPDQALPHAA
- the preA gene encoding NAD-dependent dihydropyrimidine dehydrogenase subunit PreA, with translation MADLTNLFAGIKSPNPFWLASAPPTDKAYNVHRAFEAGWGGVVWKTLGEEGPPVVNVSGPRYGALLTPDRRMLGFNNIELITDRPLAVNLAEIREVKRLWPDRALVASIMVPCTESAWKAILPMVEDTGCDGIELNFGCPHGMSERGMGAAVGQVPEYIQMVTAWCKQYSRLPVIVKLTPNIADIRKPALAARRGGADAVSLINTINSIMGVDPRTLQMSPATAGMGSHGGYCGPAVKPIALNMVAEIGRNPETAGLPISGIGGVGTWRDALDYIALGAGNVQVCTAAMIYGFKIVQEMIDGLANYMDEMGFQTTEDFRGRALPTVTDWQYLNLNATSKAVIDQSKCIECGRCHIACEDTSHQAITALKDGVRHFEVKEDECVGCNLCVTVCPVPECITLRTLVPGELDQRTGAPVPAEARNWTAHPNNPMCQSAEPA
- a CDS encoding BMP family protein, which encodes MTLRRSLLLSTVAAAAALASFAPGAFAQAKPKVAAVYTVPFEQQWVSRIHIALKAAEARGEIEYKASENIANADYERVMREYATGGAQLIVGEAFAVEAAARKVAKDFPKTSFLMGSSGKPQAPNFSVFDNYIQEPAYLSGMVAGGLTKSNKIGMVGGFPIPEVNRLMHAFMAGAKEVNPKVEFSVSFINSWFDPPKAKEAAFAMIDKGADVMYAERFGVSDAAKERKVLAIGNVINTQDKYPDTVAASALWHMEPSINRAIQLVKDGKFAAEDYGPYSMMKHKGSSLAPLGSFEKKVPAEVVAKVQAKEKAILAGSFTVKVDDSQPKAAFK
- a CDS encoding ABC transporter permease; the protein is MDTLTTILDMVGTLPFWVAVLRVATPLILGTLGVLLCERAGVLNLGIEGLMVAGAFSGWLAVYLGLPLWGGVAVAAGVGAAFGLLHAGFTVLLALSQHVAGLGLTLLATALSYFAYRVAFPKVNTPPTIQPFTAMDWLPVPVLQQQTPLTLLALALVPLLGWALYRTPAGLALRMAGESPAAVEAQGISVARVRTAAVVAGSALMGVAGAFLTLSAFDAFFFNMVNGRGWVCVALVVFAGWQPGKALLGALLFGFFDALQLRLQQADAGGLPYQLYLMLPYVLAIAALVIASRKASAPQALMKPYIPGER